In one Nicotiana tomentosiformis chromosome 6, ASM39032v3, whole genome shotgun sequence genomic region, the following are encoded:
- the LOC104114353 gene encoding protein STRUBBELIG-RECEPTOR FAMILY 3-like — protein sequence MQSIFPKKGSLKKNDCIFGPMDEKRFVVCCLNLEILVWVLLVFAVQHSDETYPGDVAAINGLYAALGSPSLPGWGTVGGDPCNGLWQGVICENTNIVTIRLNAANLGGELGDNLGSFSSLKTLDLSNNHIGGSIPSILPVTLQNIFLSANEFSGSIPTSLSYLSQLSAMSLNGNHLTGEIPDSFHGLTALVNLDLSGNSLSGSLPSSLGSLSSLTTLHFQNNQLSGTLDVLQDLPLADLNVENNLFSGPIPQKLFSIPNFKKDGNPFNGSIAPLPPPTSSTTPLSAPPFSGSPTSAQTPPAASAESSSTGRKKSLSAKRVVWISIAAVLTFIILVLAILLFLPRCLRKWHETQRTPKQHEIAPYVGARENPGDSSSLVQPGRDTEKAPVVVKPKEKQPRSLAPIPKPPREQEVNVLTTSALPKKDNNDINPSRFDVDLMPPPPPPPLPALPQERVIVKPIAPAEDTAVKPLTRPLPLTSVKSYTIASLQQYTNSFSQDNLLGSGMLGSVYRAELPNGKLLAVKKLDKRVCSQQKDGEVLDLVNNIDRIRHANVVELMGYCAKHGQRLLVYEYCSNGTLQDALHSDDEFKKQLSWNTRIWMALGAARALEYLHEVCEPPIIHRNFKSANLLLDDELAVHVSDCGLAPLLSSGATSQLSGQLLTTYGYSAPEFESGIYTSRSDVYSFGVVMLELLTGRMSYDRTRSRGEQFLVRWAIPQLHDIDALTKMVDPSLNGKYPIKSLSHFADIISRCVQHEPEFRPLVSEVVQDLIQMIRRESQNRSHGEL from the exons ATGCAGAGTATTTTTCCAAAGAAGGGTAGTTTAAAGAAAAACGATTGTATTTTTGGGCCAATGGATGAGAAGAGATTTGTTGTATGCTGCTTGAATTTGGAGATATTGGTGTGGGTTCTATTAGTTTTTGCTGTTCAACATTCAGATGAAACTTACCCTGGAGATG TTGCTGCAATTAATGGCTTATATGCTGCTCTGGGATCGCCGTCCCTTCCAGGCTGGGGTACCGTTGGTGGAGACCCATGTAATGGACTTTGGCAAGGGGTCATATGCGAAAATACAAATATAGTAACGAT TCGACTCAATGCTGCTAACTTGGGTGGTGAACTAGGGGATAATTTAGGCTCATTTTCTTCTCTCAAAACATT AGATCTGAGCAACAACCATATTGGCGGAAGCATTCCGTCCATTCTCCCAGTTACCTTGCAGAATAT TTTTCTTTCAGCTAACGAGTTCTCTGGAAGTATCCCTACTTCTTTATCTTACCTGAGTCAACTTTCAGCTAT GTCTCTGAATGGAAACCATTTGACTGGAGAAATTCCTGATTCATTTCACGGCCTCACGGCTTTGGTCAATCT TGATTTGTCAGGTAACAGTTTAAGTGGATCATTGCCATCATCGCTAGGAAGTTTGTCTTCCTTAACTACTCT ACATTTTCAGAATAATCAGCTTTCTGGGACTCTTGATGTTTTGCAGGATCTTCCCCTTGCAGATTT GAATGTGGAAAACAACCTGTTTTCTGGGCCCATACCTCAGAAGTTGTTCTCTATTCCCAATTTCAA AAAAGATGGAAATCCTTTCAACGGTAGTATTGCTCCTTTACCtccaccaacatcatcaacaacaccCCTTTCTGCGCCACCCTTTTCTGGGTCTCCAACTTCAGCACAGACACCACCAGCAGCATCTGCAGAATCAAGTTCAACAGGACGCAAAAAGTCTTTATCTGCTAAAAGGGTGGTCTGGATATCAATTGCAGCAGTTTTGACATTTATAATATTGGTTTTAGCGATCCTGCTCTTTCTACCGAGGTGCCTCAGGAAATGGCATGAAACTCAAAGAACCCCCAAACAACATGAAATAGCTCCTTATGTGGGTGCCAGAGAGAATCCCGGAGATAGTAGTTCATTAGTCCAACCTGGCCGTGACACAGAGAAAG CTCCTGTAGTTGTGAAGCCAAAAGAAAAACAACCAAGAAGTCTGGCTCCCATTCCGAAGCCACCGCGTGAGCAGGAGGTAAATGTGCTAACCACGAGTGCACTGCCAAAGAAGGATAATAATGATATAAACCCTAGCAGATTTGATGTTGATTTGATGCCACCACCTCCGCCTCCTCCTCTGCCGGCTCTTCCACAAGAGAGAGTTATTGTCAAGCCAATTGCACCTGCTGAAGATACCGCAGTGAAGCCTCTAACCAGGCCACTTCCACTAACTTCTGTGAAATCTTACACAATTGCATCACTCCAGCAATACACCAATAGCTTTTCTCAAGATAATCTGTTGGGATCAGGAATGCTTGGTAGTGTATACAGAGCAGAGCTTCCGAATGGGAAG TTGCTTGCTGTCAAAAAGCTTGACAAAAGAGTTTGCAGTCAACAAAAGGACGGGGAGGTTCTTGACCTAGTAAACAATATCGACAGAATTCGTCATGCTAATGTTGTTGAGCTAATGGGGTATTGTGCAAAGCATGGTCAAAGGCTTCTGGTCTATGAGTATTGCAGTAACGGGACACTACAGGATGCACTTCATTCTGACGATGAATTCAAGAAACAACTTTCGTGGAATACTCGAATCTGGATGGCTCTTGGAGCTGCAAGGGCTTTGGA GTACCTCCATGAAGTCTGCGAGCCACCTATTATTCACAGAAACTTCAAATCGGCCAATCTTCTGCTTGATGATGAGTTGGCAGTACATGTTTCAGATTGTGGTTTAGCTCCATTGCTATCGTCTGGTGCTACGAGTCAG TTGTCGGGACAACTTCTCACAACCTATGGCTACAGTGCTCCAGAATTTGAGTCAGGAATTTATACTTCCCGAAGCGATGTTTACAGTTTTGGCGTAGTGATGTTAGAACTATTAACAGGCAGAATGTCATATGATCG GACAAGGAGTCGAGGAGAGCAGTTCTTGGTCAGATGGGCAATCCCTCAGCTACACGATATTGATGCCTTGACAAAGATGGTCGATCCTTCTCTCAATGGAAAATACCCCATTAAATCATTATCACACTTCGCTGACATAATTTCTCGCTGTGTTCAG